The Verrucomicrobiota bacterium nucleotide sequence GGCAGGAGCAGGCGCCGGAATTGCCGCAGCAAGGTGACCTGCATGCCTAGGGGCTGGGCTACCCGGATGAAGGTATCAAGACGCTCGCGCTCACCTTTCGAACAGCCCGGGAACATCATCTTTTCCACCGCCCGAAGCGCTTCGATCGGCAGGAGGACGGTCCCCGTGAGAATGAATTCCTGGTCTTTGAGGCCGCCCAGCAGGTTACGCAGGTCCGTAAAGTAGCGGATCAGGTTACCGCGCAGCAGGCCTTGCGGAAGCACCGGCCAGAGTAACCGGGCGACGAGAGCCGCGAGCACCATCCCGGTCATGAGCCCAAGATAGGCGTTCATCAACGTGCTGAACGCCACCGGGACCTGGGGGTTCAGCGCCACGACCGAGTTGATGGCGAGGATCGCAACCTGCATGCGGAAGCTGACGCCCTGGGTGCGGGCGGTTGCATAGCCGAACGCGTAACTAACCAGGAAAAGGAAGACATTCATCGCCCAGTAGTTAGAAAGCAGCGGCATGATCAGCCAGAGCAGGGCGACGACGGGAAGGCCGCACGCGGCCGTTATAAAAACGTTTTGGAAGATCCGAAGGTCGCCGGTACCGCCGGCGTTCAGAAACGGGCGGCCGAAAAGGCTGAAGATCCAGGCGCACAGCGGAATGGCGGTCGACCCCGGGGGATGAAGCCACTCAACGATCAGGAGGGCCAGGCAAACGGAAACGCTGCCCTTGATGGCGGCGCGGACCCAGAACCAATCGATCGACGGCAGGATGGGACGCCGCTTACGCGGCGATGCCGGCGCCAGCCGCGCACGCGGCAGTTCGCCCGAAATTTCCCGCAACAGGTTAAGTTCGTCCCGGATCAGGCGCAGCGTCGCAAAGTGACCAAAGAACGCCTCCCCAGCCGCAGGCGACGCCCGGCGGAAGGTGCCCTGGTCCCGCAATACCTTCACCTTCGCTTCAAGGTCGGCAACGGCGGCATTCAGGCCGGTCGCGGGCAGACCGTAACCGTGCCGGCCGGCGCTGCTCAGGACGCTGAGCTCTGAGTCTATCTCCGAAATGACCCGTTCCAGCTCCGGGCGGACCAGTGCGAGTAATTCCGCCTCCTCGGCACGCCGCCGCTGCAGTTCGAGAACGGCCTGGAAAAGGTGCGTCAGGGAGACCAGGAAGCGCTGGTAATCACCCAGGTGCGCCTGGAAATAGGCGCTGCCCCGGCCCCCGGACTGGAGCAACGTGCGTAACCCCATAATCTGACGGCTGAAGACCCGGCGCAAATCGACGACGCGCTGGGGGTCGACAGCGTCCCCCACGTACGCACGGGCTTCAGCGTTCAAGAGTTGGCGCGCAGTGCCCAACGTTTCATTCGCCCCCTGGATAAATTCTTCCCTCGCGTGACGTGGCCAGATGATGCCGGTGACGAACGTGGCGCTTGCCACGCCGACCAGCGTTTCCAAGGTACGATAAAGGCCGACGTGCCAGACGGCGCTCGGGTTCGGCAAACCGTAAGTCGACACCGAAAGGAGCGTGTTGCCGACCAGGAAATAGGCGTACGGCGCCGCCGCGCTGGCGAGGTGCCCGAATTTGTACGACGCGACAAACACGACCACAGACACCCAGAACAAAAAGGCCCACGGGGTGTTGCCGAAATCGCCGACGACCCATACCCCGATCAACGCCCCGATCAAGGTCCCGAGCGCACGCATGAGCGCTTTGTTGGCAATGGCGCCCACAAAATGCGCATTCATCAGCACCAGCACTGCCAGGATGGACCAGTTCGGGTACGGCAGCCGGAAGAGCTGCGCGATCCAGAGCGCCAGGAT carries:
- a CDS encoding FUSC family protein, which gives rise to MPPSEAAATPAAPAMGRDLQRDWAALNPLGDLRVRFGIKMGLAMILALWIAQLFRLPYPNWSILAVLVLMNAHFVGAIANKALMRALGTLIGALIGVWVVGDFGNTPWAFLFWVSVVVFVASYKFGHLASAAAPYAYFLVGNTLLSVSTYGLPNPSAVWHVGLYRTLETLVGVASATFVTGIIWPRHAREEFIQGANETLGTARQLLNAEARAYVGDAVDPQRVVDLRRVFSRQIMGLRTLLQSGGRGSAYFQAHLGDYQRFLVSLTHLFQAVLELQRRRAEEAELLALVRPELERVISEIDSELSVLSSAGRHGYGLPATGLNAAVADLEAKVKVLRDQGTFRRASPAAGEAFFGHFATLRLIRDELNLLREISGELPRARLAPASPRKRRPILPSIDWFWVRAAIKGSVSVCLALLIVEWLHPPGSTAIPLCAWIFSLFGRPFLNAGGTGDLRIFQNVFITAACGLPVVALLWLIMPLLSNYWAMNVFLFLVSYAFGYATARTQGVSFRMQVAILAINSVVALNPQVPVAFSTLMNAYLGLMTGMVLAALVARLLWPVLPQGLLRGNLIRYFTDLRNLLGGLKDQEFILTGTVLLPIEALRAVEKMMFPGCSKGERERLDTFIRVAQPLGMQVTLLRQFRRLLLPEAANAELHQPFTTLEATFDQFLEKLAESFRRRTGTGVEFPDLDAPMGAVESALSRVRDEGILASEDVETVAHLLELVDRYHALTERLLLCRDRLRELSLHCYLGDVAL